Proteins encoded together in one Peribacillus asahii window:
- a CDS encoding M23 family metallopeptidase, producing MQKDSLGSYVFIIGLQVYSGQVHHKFVKEAWDLQGGDGGMDNRRKNIRDRIEKRRKISERKTEGAWRHVDNHDEDLYTYTAYESSPDHPLFKKEYFLFKMLAAVCLFLIIAVIFKHPSQQLDTARDYVSKTMEQDFQFASISSWYESTFGKPIAFLPQEKENETETVNESYALPATAKITQTFETNGEGIIVETTKGSMVSAINEGFVTFAGVKEGIGKTIIVQHENKSESWYGQLESFDVGLYEPIKKGQQIGQVTGSEDGSKGTFYLAIKENGAFIDPKQVISFE from the coding sequence ATGCAAAAGGATTCTTTAGGCAGCTATGTTTTCATCATTGGTTTACAGGTATACTCCGGACAAGTTCATCATAAGTTTGTTAAAGAAGCTTGGGATTTGCAAGGGGGAGATGGCGGAATGGATAATCGCAGAAAAAATATCCGTGATCGAATTGAAAAGCGACGGAAAATCAGTGAACGAAAGACGGAAGGTGCTTGGAGGCATGTGGATAACCATGATGAAGATTTGTACACATATACAGCCTATGAGAGTAGTCCGGATCATCCACTGTTTAAAAAAGAATATTTTCTCTTTAAAATGTTAGCGGCTGTTTGTTTGTTTTTAATTATAGCGGTTATCTTTAAGCATCCGTCACAGCAATTGGATACAGCAAGAGATTACGTTTCTAAGACGATGGAACAAGATTTTCAATTTGCCTCGATTTCTAGCTGGTATGAATCGACTTTTGGGAAGCCAATTGCTTTTTTGCCACAGGAGAAAGAGAATGAAACAGAAACGGTTAATGAGTCGTATGCACTGCCTGCCACGGCTAAAATTACACAAACTTTTGAGACAAATGGAGAAGGTATTATCGTTGAAACAACGAAGGGCTCGATGGTATCGGCAATCAATGAAGGGTTTGTGACATTTGCTGGGGTGAAGGAAGGGATTGGGAAAACGATTATTGTTCAACATGAAAATAAAAGTGAGTCATGGTATGGACAATTAGAATCGTTTGATGTGGGCTTATATGAGCCGATTAAAAAAGGGCAACAAATCGGACAGGTTACAGGAAGTGAAGACGGTTCAAAAGGAACGTTTTATTTAGCAATCAAAGAAAATGGAGCTTTTATTGATCCAAAACAGGTGATTTCCTTTGAATGA
- the minD gene encoding septum site-determining protein MinD, whose translation MGEAIVITSGKGGVGKTTTSANLGTSLALLGKKVCLIDTDIGLRNLDVILGLDNRIIYDLVDVVEERCKIHQALIKDKHFEDLLYLLPAPQTRDKSAVNEEQMCKLINDLKPDYDYIIIDCPAGIEQGFRNAIAGADKAIIVTTPERPAVYDADRIIGLLEKEEHIEAPKLIINRIRGHLLNEDEEMDINGVTDFLKVDLLGIIPDDDQVIVAANRKEPIAYDPNNRVSIAYRNIARRILGESIPLTPIGEERKGFIAKVKKFFGARV comes from the coding sequence GTGGGAGAGGCAATCGTAATTACATCTGGAAAAGGCGGCGTTGGGAAAACAACTACGTCTGCCAATTTAGGAACATCATTAGCTCTTCTAGGCAAAAAGGTTTGCTTAATTGATACAGATATTGGTCTGCGAAACTTAGATGTTATTCTGGGACTAGACAATCGTATTATTTACGATTTAGTAGATGTTGTAGAAGAGCGTTGTAAGATTCATCAAGCGCTTATTAAAGATAAACACTTTGAAGATTTATTATATTTGCTTCCTGCACCGCAAACGCGTGACAAATCAGCCGTTAATGAAGAACAAATGTGTAAGCTTATTAACGATTTAAAGCCAGATTATGATTATATTATCATCGATTGTCCAGCGGGTATTGAACAAGGGTTTCGCAATGCGATTGCGGGAGCAGATAAGGCGATTATTGTGACAACCCCGGAAAGACCGGCGGTGTATGACGCGGACCGTATTATCGGGTTGTTAGAAAAAGAAGAGCATATTGAGGCTCCTAAATTAATTATTAATCGTATCCGTGGTCATTTGCTTAATGAGGATGAGGAAATGGATATTAACGGTGTGACCGATTTTTTGAAAGTCGATTTACTAGGTATTATTCCTGATGATGATCAAGTCATTGTTGCGGCCAATAGAAAAGAGCCAATTGCTTATGACCCTAATAATCGAGTGTCAATTGCTTATCGAAACATAGCTCGCCGTATTTTAGGCGAGTCTATTCCATTGACACCGATTGGTGAAGAACGAAAAGGCTTTATTGCAAAAGTGAAGAAATTTTTCGGTGCGCGTGTATAG